Within Chloroflexota bacterium, the genomic segment CTTCGCGCGTCAACCGATGAGGCGCTCCAGTTCTATCGGCAGGCTCGCGATGGGTGGGACGACCTCGGCCTGCGATGGGACCTGGCATTGCTGGGAATTGACATGGCCGTGCTGCTGGACCACGGCCTGCCTGAAGTCGGAGCGGCGATCGCTCGAAGCCGCGCCATCCTCACCGAGCTCGGCGCGCGCCCGTTCCTCGAGCGCCTGGAAGCGGAAGTGGCGCGGAGCGGGACGGCGGCGACGCTTTCTGGCGAGGCCCAACCGATTCCCATGGCCGAGTCCGAGGTCACTGCCGGCTAGCTTCGCCGCGCCCCGATAATCGCCCGATGCTCCGGGTGCTCCGCCAGCGGAACTTCGCGCTCCTTTGGTTCGGTGGCCTCATCTCGATGGTCGGCGACTGGGTGCTGTTCGTGGGGCTCCCGTACGAGATCTATCGCCAGACAGGGTCGACCCTGGCCACCGGCGGCATGGTCCTCGCGCTCCTGATTCCGCGCATCGCGTTCGGATCGGTCGCGGGCGTGTATGTGGACCGATGGGACCGCCGCCGGCTGATGATCGCGGTCAACCTGCTCCTGGCCGCGTTCCTGATTCCTCTCCTCGCCGTCAATGCGCTGGGGCTGTGGGTCATCTATGTCGTCCTGATCGTCGAGAGCACGCTCGAGCAGCTGTTCACCCCGGCCGAGGTGGCGCTCCTCCCGAACCTTCTCGAGGGGGGTGACGAGCAGCTCATTCCTGCGAATGCCCTCAGCGGGGTCAATCGCCACCTGGCGCGGCTGATCGGACCGCTGATCGGCGGTGTGGTGGTGGCGGTCGGCGGACTCACCGCCATTGCGGTGGTGGACGCAGCATCGTTCCTGGTGGCGGCTGGCCTCATCGCGGCCATTCGATACGTCGCGCCACCCCGGCCGGCGCACCCGCCCATGGAGGAGGAGGTGGTCTCGGCCTGGCGCCGCCTCATCGGTGAGTGGCGCGAGGGGCTGCGGGTGGTGTGGCACCAACGGGTGCTGCGGGCGCTCCTCCTGTTCTTCGCGATCACGAGCGTTGGGGAGGGCCTGACCGCCACCTTGTTCGTTCCATGGGTCACCGATGCGTTGCATTCGGACAGCGCCGGGTACGGCGCGCTGTTGTCGACTCAGGCGATTGGCGGCCTGGCCGGGGCGCTGGTCATCGGCCGATTCGGGGCACGCGTCAACCCGCTGAGGCTCCTGATCGTGGGCGCCGTCACGTTCGGGGCGATTGACCTGGTCCTGTTTACCTACCCGATCGTCTTTCCGTTCCTCGCGCCCGCACTGGTCGGAATGGTCATCGTCGGGGTGCCAGGGGCCGCCATGGGCGCGGGGAGCACCACGCTCCAGCAGTCGCAGGCGGAGGACCGCCATCGGGGCCGCGTCATCGGTGCGATCGGGGCGCTGGCCGGGGTCGGCTCGCTGGTTGGAGCCATCCTGGCCGGCTTCCTCGGCGAGGTATTGCCGGTGATCTTGCTGCTGGTGGTCCAGGGCAGCGGGTACGTCATCGGCGGCGGGTTGGTGGCCGTGATGGTCAGATCCCGCTCCGCCGTCGCAAAATGACCTGGAATGACTGGGTCAGAGCCCGAGGGCAGAGTTGGGGTGGACGAGTGCCTCCGTTGCGGGGCAACCGTCCAGTCGCTGGGCGTCGAGGAGTTTCGCGTGGGCGGTGCGAGCGGCGGCTGGAAGCTGCTCTTCGGGGAGTGGGCGGAACTGGGCGAGGAGATGCTCAAACTCGAAGTCCGTGCGTGTCCACGCTGCGCACACGTCGAATTCCGGGTCCCGCCCCGCAGTTAGGCCCTCTGCTAGACTCCCCGGGCCTGAGCGCCGGACGGGCTAACCGTAGCGGCGCGAATCACGGCCGAGAGGAGGCGAGACGTTTGGCGGAAGTCCGCGTGGGCGAGAACGAGTCGTTCGAGAGCGCGCTGCGGCGATTCAACAAGAAGATCCAGCAGTCCGGCATCCTGGCCGAAGCACGCCGCCGCGAGCACTACGAGAAGCCCAGCGTGAAGCGCAAGCGCAAGGAATCCAAGAAGCGCAAGGGCCCGCGCCTTTAGCCAGACGGCTCCCGGGGTCGGTCCATCAAGACCGATCCCGATTGCATCTCCCGAGCATTCACCGATGAGCCTCCAGACCGACATCGAGTCCGCCATGCGCGCCGCCATGAAGGCGGGCGATGCGGTCCGCGTCTCGACCCTCCGGCTGGCCATGGCGGCCGCTCACAACCGCCAGATCGAGCTTGGGCACGAGCTGACCGATGCCGAAGTGATCGAGGTCCTCGACCGCCAGGTCAAGCAACGGCGCGAGAGCATCGAGCTGTACCGGCATGGCGGCCGCCCGGAGCTGGCCGATGCCGAGGAGGCGGAATTGGCGATCCTGCGCGAGTTCCTCCCCGAGCCCCTGACCGATGCCGAGCTCGAGCGCCTGGCCCGGGACGCCGTGGCCGCCACGCGTGCCAGCGGGCCGGGCGACATGGGCCGCGTGATGGGCGTCCTGGTGCCCCAGACCAAGGGTCGGGCCGATGGCAAGGCGGTCAGCGACCTGGTTCGCCGGCTGTTGTCGAAGGGGTCTGCGGAGTAGGATCCCGCTCCACATGTTCATCACCCGGACCCTGGCACCCCGGGACCGCACCGTGACCGGTGCCACCGTTGCGCGCCTGGTCGCCGTCATGGTGCTGGTGGGCGTGGCCCTGTTCGCGATCCTGGCGGTGGATCTGGTGCCCGACAGCGTCTCGCTGGAAGTGGGTGACGTTGCCACCGAGGACATCAGGGCGGCCCGCAGCGTGTCGTTCGTCTCCGCATCCGAGACAGAGGCGGCCCAGGCCGAGGCAGAG encodes:
- a CDS encoding MFS transporter; its protein translation is MLRVLRQRNFALLWFGGLISMVGDWVLFVGLPYEIYRQTGSTLATGGMVLALLIPRIAFGSVAGVYVDRWDRRRLMIAVNLLLAAFLIPLLAVNALGLWVIYVVLIVESTLEQLFTPAEVALLPNLLEGGDEQLIPANALSGVNRHLARLIGPLIGGVVVAVGGLTAIAVVDAASFLVAAGLIAAIRYVAPPRPAHPPMEEEVVSAWRRLIGEWREGLRVVWHQRVLRALLLFFAITSVGEGLTATLFVPWVTDALHSDSAGYGALLSTQAIGGLAGALVIGRFGARVNPLRLLIVGAVTFGAIDLVLFTYPIVFPFLAPALVGMVIVGVPGAAMGAGSTTLQQSQAEDRHRGRVIGAIGALAGVGSLVGAILAGFLGEVLPVILLLVVQGSGYVIGGGLVAVMVRSRSAVAK
- the rpsU gene encoding 30S ribosomal protein S21, whose product is MAEVRVGENESFESALRRFNKKIQQSGILAEARRREHYEKPSVKRKRKESKKRKGPRL
- a CDS encoding GatB/YqeY domain-containing protein; its protein translation is MSLQTDIESAMRAAMKAGDAVRVSTLRLAMAAAHNRQIELGHELTDAEVIEVLDRQVKQRRESIELYRHGGRPELADAEEAELAILREFLPEPLTDAELERLARDAVAATRASGPGDMGRVMGVLVPQTKGRADGKAVSDLVRRLLSKGSAE